The proteins below are encoded in one region of Apium graveolens cultivar Ventura chromosome 4, ASM990537v1, whole genome shotgun sequence:
- the LOC141718146 gene encoding cytochrome P450 CYP736A12-like: MTLSWAFSFLFLVLGAAFWWILDTRQRKLLPPGPRGLPIVGSLLSLGSLPHRTFHELSKKYGPIMSLRMGSVPAIVVSSPEAAQLFLKTHDSVFAARPQMEAVAHMSYGNNGISFTNGTYWRHVRKFVVQELLAPAKVNSFRGMRRDEVGLVVEDIKKAAVAGEVVNVSDKVGGLIENMTFRFLLGRSKDDRFDLKGIMTEAFTLAGQFNLADFVPSLKPLDLQGLSRKYEATSKKLDAMLELIIEEHEQNLNNGTLKNNRDIVDEMISLSRNNASINHQELAKLIDRPSIKSIMIDIITAAIDTSFTSIEWILTELMRHPGAMKKCQEELTSIVGLDRMVEETDLPKLEYLYMVIREGMRLHPIVPLLGPHEAKEDIVVNGYHIPQKSRIIVNAWAIGRDSKVWGDNALEFIPERFSESKIDLRGRDFELLPFGSGRRGCPGMQLGLLSVQLVLAQLLHCFDWELPHGKSAEDLDMTEQFGLTIPRIEHLLLVPKIRI, from the exons ATGACACTTTCCTGGGCTTTTTCATTTCTGTTCCTGGTCCTTGGAGCTGCATTCTGGTGGATACTCGACACCAGGCAGCGTAAGCTACTGCCACCAGGCCCGAGAGGATTACCGATTGTTGGTAGCCTTTTAAGTTTGGGCAGCCTTCCCCACCGCACCTTCCATGAGTTGTCCAAGAAGTATGGTCCTATAATGTCTTTACGCATGGGTTCGGTGCCAGCTATAGTTGTCTCGTCTCCTGAGGCTGCTCAACTTTTCCTTAAAACTCATGACAGTGTTTTTGCAGCACGACCACAAATGGAGGCTGTTGCACATATGTCATATGGTAACAATGGCATTAGTTTTACCAATGGTACGTACTGGAGGCATGTGAGAAAATTTGTTGTACAAGAGCTTTTAGCTCCCGCAAAAGTTAATTCTTTTCGAGGGATGAGAAGAGATGAGGTTGGCTTAGTCGTGGAGGACATTAAGAAAGCTGCCGTGGCTGGTGAGGTGGTGAATGTTAGTGATAAGGTAGGGGGTTTAATTGAGAACATGACGTTTAGGTTCCTTTTAGGACGAAGCAAAGATGATCGCTTTGATCTCAAGGGCATCATGACGGAAGCCTTTACTTTGGCTGGACAGTTTAATCTTGCTGACTTTGTGCCCTCCCTAAAGCCACTTGACCTTCAG GGATTGTCACGCAAATACGAGGCAACAAGCAAGAAACTTGATGCAATGTTGGAGCTAATTATTGAGGAGCATGAGCAAAATTTGAATAATGGCACTCTTAAGAATAATCGTGACATTGTCGATGAAATGATATCTTTATCTAGAAATAACGCTTCTATCAACCACCAAGAGCTAGCCAAACTGATTGACAGACCCAGTATCAAGTCCATCATGATCGATATCATTACAGCAGCAATTGACACCTCATTTACATCAATCGAATGGATACTAACAGAACTAATGAGACATCCAGGCGCAATGAAAAAATGTCAAGAGGAGCTAACTTCCATTGTTGGACTTGATAGAATGGTGGAGGAGACGGATTTGCCCAAACTAGAATATCTGTACATGGTTATTAGAGAAGGTATGAGACTACACCCTATTGTACCGTTACTTGGTCCCCATGAAGCTAAGGAGGATATTGTAGTTAATGGATATCATATCCCTCAGAAGTCACGAATTATTGTAAATGCATGGGCTATAGGACGAGATTCTAAGGTGTGGGGTGACAATGCTCTAGAATTCATTCCAGAGAGGTTTTCTGAGAGTAAAATAGACCTTCGAGGACGTGATTTTGAGCTCTTACCATTTGGTAGTGGTAGAAGAGGGTGTCCAGGTATGCAACTGGGGTTGCTCAGCGTTCAGCTAGTGTTGGCTCAGTTGCTACATTGTTTTGATTGGGAGTTACCGCACGGCAAATCTGCTGAAGACTTGGATATGACTGAGCAGTTTGGGCTAACTATTCCCCGAATCGAACACTTGCTCTTGGTGCCTAAGATTCGTATTTAA